A window of Pseudomonas mucidolens contains these coding sequences:
- a CDS encoding LysR substrate-binding domain-containing protein has protein sequence MNLESKWLEDFSALAATRSFSQAAERRFVTQPAFSRRIRSLEAALGLTLVNRSRTPVELTAAGQLFLVTARTVVEQLGEVLRHLHHLEGGQGEVMQVAAAHSLALGFFPRWIAQLRNEGLNIATRLVATNVGDAVHALREGGCDLMLAFYDPDAAMQMDAEIFPSLHLGNTEMLPVCAADADGTPLFDLEGEGSVPLLAYSAGAFLGRSVNLLLRQRALRFTTVYETAMADSLKSMALEGLGIAWVPRLSVRAELARGELVVCGGPQWHVPLEIRLYRCALVRKANVRLLWRKLESGAQTA, from the coding sequence ATGAACCTTGAAAGTAAATGGCTGGAAGACTTTAGCGCCCTGGCGGCGACCCGCAGTTTCTCCCAGGCCGCAGAGCGGCGCTTCGTCACCCAGCCAGCGTTCAGTCGCAGGATCCGCAGCCTTGAGGCGGCGTTGGGGCTGACACTGGTCAACCGCTCGCGCACGCCCGTCGAATTGACGGCGGCGGGGCAGTTGTTTCTGGTGACCGCGCGCACCGTGGTTGAACAGCTCGGTGAAGTCTTGCGCCACTTGCATCATCTGGAAGGCGGCCAGGGCGAGGTCATGCAGGTTGCGGCGGCGCACTCGCTGGCGCTGGGTTTTTTCCCACGCTGGATTGCGCAGTTGCGCAACGAAGGATTGAACATCGCGACACGCCTGGTGGCAACCAACGTGGGTGACGCGGTGCATGCCTTGCGCGAAGGGGGTTGTGACCTGATGCTGGCGTTCTACGATCCGGACGCGGCGATGCAGATGGATGCCGAGATCTTCCCGTCGCTGCACTTGGGCAATACCGAGATGCTACCGGTGTGCGCCGCGGACGCTGACGGCACGCCGTTGTTTGACCTGGAAGGCGAGGGCAGCGTGCCCCTGTTGGCCTATAGCGCCGGGGCGTTTCTCGGGCGCTCGGTGAACTTGTTGCTGCGCCAGCGCGCGTTGCGCTTTACCACCGTCTACGAAACCGCCATGGCCGATAGCCTGAAAAGCATGGCCCTGGAGGGGCTGGGGATTGCCTGGGTGCCTCGCTTGAGCGTGCGTGCCGAACTGGCTCGGGGTGAGTTGGTCGTGTGCGGCGGCCCGCAGTGGCATGTGCCGCTGGAGATTCGCTTGTATCGCTGCGCCCTGGTGCGCAAGGCGAACGTACGCTTGTTGTGGCGCAAGCTCGAGAGTGGCGCTCAAACGGCATGA
- a CDS encoding 5-(carboxyamino)imidazole ribonucleotide synthase, which yields MKIGVIGGGQLGRMLALAGTPLGMNFAFLDPAPDACAAALGEHLRADYSDPDHLRQLAEEVDLVTFEFESVPAETVAFLSQFVPVYPSADALRIARDRWFEKSMFKDLGIPTPAFADIQSQADLDAAVASIGLPAVLKTRTLGYDGKGQKVLRTADDVVGTFAELGSVACLLEGFVPFTGEVSLIAVRSREGETRFYPLVHNTHDSGILKLSIASTDHPLQALAEDYSARVLKQLDYVGVMAFEFFEVDGGLKANEIAPRVHNSGHWTTEGAECSQFENHLRAVAGLPLGSTAKVGESAMLNFIGVVPPVEQVIAIEDCHLHHYGKAFKVGRKVGHANLRCKDRATLDAQILKVETLIAAQ from the coding sequence ATGAAAATCGGTGTAATCGGTGGCGGCCAATTGGGCCGTATGCTCGCCTTGGCGGGCACCCCGTTGGGGATGAATTTCGCTTTCCTGGACCCCGCGCCAGACGCATGTGCCGCTGCGCTGGGTGAACACCTGCGCGCTGACTACAGTGATCCGGACCACTTGCGCCAATTGGCCGAGGAAGTCGACCTGGTGACTTTCGAGTTCGAAAGCGTCCCGGCTGAAACCGTGGCGTTCCTGTCGCAGTTTGTCCCGGTGTACCCGAGCGCCGACGCCCTGCGCATTGCGCGTGACCGCTGGTTCGAGAAGAGCATGTTCAAGGACCTGGGCATTCCGACCCCGGCCTTCGCCGATATCCAGTCCCAGGCGGACCTGGATGCGGCCGTCGCCAGCATCGGCTTGCCGGCCGTATTGAAGACCCGCACCCTGGGTTACGACGGCAAGGGCCAGAAAGTCCTGCGTACCGCCGATGATGTGGTCGGCACCTTTGCCGAGCTGGGCAGCGTGGCCTGTCTGCTGGAAGGTTTCGTGCCGTTCACCGGTGAAGTCTCGTTAATCGCCGTGCGTTCCCGCGAGGGCGAAACCCGCTTTTATCCGCTGGTGCATAACACTCACGATAGCGGCATCCTCAAGCTGTCCATCGCCAGCACCGATCACCCGTTGCAGGCCTTGGCGGAAGACTATTCCGCTCGCGTGCTGAAACAACTGGATTACGTCGGCGTGATGGCCTTCGAGTTTTTCGAAGTCGACGGTGGCCTCAAAGCCAACGAAATTGCGCCGCGCGTACACAATTCCGGGCACTGGACCACTGAAGGCGCCGAATGCAGCCAGTTTGAAAACCACCTGCGGGCGGTGGCGGGCTTGCCGTTGGGGTCCACGGCCAAGGTCGGCGAGAGTGCGATGCTCAACTTCATCGGTGTGGTTCCGCCCGTGGAGCAGGTGATCGCCATTGAAGATTGTCATCTGCACCACTACGGCAAGGCCTTCAAGGTCGGGCGCAAAGTGGGTCATGCCAACCTGCGTTGCAAGGACCGCGCGACGCTTGACGCGCAGATCCTCAAGGTCGAAACGCTGATCGCCGCGCAATAA
- a CDS encoding M12 family metallo-peptidase: MRPINLNTFIHDSVSDTNYQHLKTRQLDHFVEELANVSGRQVNICFHEYVPGVTNFDYQGPNAGAKVNEWNGVANQYAEKIGITPTQTDRNVLVIDGFITGQVAGVAQTAGKTGNSLIASTIDATTLAHEVGHTFNAKHTGVMQVPDPDNPGHFRSSYMATGKDVGTGNLLRYSTINRERIQDFLKNLA, translated from the coding sequence ATGCGCCCCATCAACCTTAACACCTTCATTCATGACAGTGTTTCCGATACGAACTACCAGCACCTCAAAACCCGGCAACTCGATCACTTTGTCGAAGAACTGGCGAACGTCAGTGGCCGCCAGGTCAACATTTGCTTTCACGAATATGTACCGGGCGTCACCAACTTCGACTACCAGGGCCCCAATGCCGGGGCGAAAGTGAATGAATGGAATGGCGTTGCCAACCAATACGCCGAAAAAATCGGCATCACTCCGACCCAGACTGACCGTAACGTGCTGGTGATCGATGGCTTCATCACCGGCCAAGTCGCGGGCGTCGCCCAGACGGCTGGAAAAACCGGCAACTCGCTGATCGCGTCCACCATCGACGCCACCACCCTCGCTCACGAAGTGGGCCACACGTTCAATGCCAAGCACACCGGCGTGATGCAGGTCCCTGACCCAGACAATCCCGGGCATTTTCGCTCAAGCTACATGGCCACCGGCAAAGACGTGGGTACAGGCAACCTGTTGCGCTACAGCACGATCAATCGGGAGCGCATTCAAGACTTTCTGAAAAACCTGGCTTGA
- the purE gene encoding 5-(carboxyamino)imidazole ribonucleotide mutase has protein sequence MSALVGVIMGSKSDWSTLSHTADMLEKLGIPYEVKVVSAHRTPDLLFQYADEAESRGIEVIIAGAGGAAHLPGMCAAKTHLPVLGVPVQSSMLSGVDSLLSIVQMPAGIPVATLAIGKAGAINAALLSASILGAKHPQFHTALKKFRDEQTDSVLDNPDPRIA, from the coding sequence ATGAGTGCATTGGTTGGCGTGATCATGGGCTCCAAGTCCGATTGGTCCACCCTTAGCCACACCGCCGATATGCTGGAAAAACTCGGCATTCCGTACGAAGTGAAGGTGGTTTCGGCCCACCGCACCCCGGACCTGCTGTTCCAGTATGCCGATGAAGCAGAATCCCGTGGCATCGAGGTGATTATCGCCGGTGCCGGTGGCGCAGCCCACCTGCCGGGCATGTGTGCGGCCAAGACCCACCTGCCGGTACTCGGTGTTCCGGTGCAGTCGTCGATGCTTTCGGGGGTGGATTCACTGCTCTCCATCGTGCAGATGCCAGCCGGTATTCCGGTGGCGACCCTGGCGATCGGCAAGGCTGGCGCCATCAATGCCGCGCTGTTGTCCGCGAGTATCCTGGGCGCCAAGCACCCGCAGTTCCACACGGCACTGAAAAAATTCCGCGACGAGCAGACTGACAGTGTCCTGGACAATCCAGACCCACGCATTGCCTGA